One window of the Diospyros lotus cultivar Yz01 chromosome 12, ASM1463336v1, whole genome shotgun sequence genome contains the following:
- the LOC127787122 gene encoding uncharacterized protein LOC127787122: MVSQAYLDKMSARQGYRNLWRTDLMHSICADPAYCCFATLCAPCVSYLLRKRALYNDMSRYTCCGGYMPCSGRCGESKCPELCLCTEVFLCFANSVASTRFMLQDEFNIQTTKCDNCIIGFMFCLQQLACIFSLVACISGIDELQEASQILSCAADLVYCTVCACMQTQHKVEMDKRDGKFGPQPAMAVPPPQYMSRIDQPVPPSVGYPPPAPAAYPPPPAYGQQPYGSYPPPQGQGYPPAPAGYPR; this comes from the exons ATGGTGTCGCAGGCGTATCTTGACAAAATGTCTGCTCGCCAGGGGTATCGGAATCTCTGGCGCACCGATCTCATGCATTCTATATGCGCCGATCCTGCCT ACTGCTGTTTTGCGACCCTCTG TGCTCCCTGTGTATCATACTTGCTTCGCAAACGAGCTCTTTACAATGACATGTCAAG ATACACATGCTGTGGAGGCTACATGCCTTGCAGCGGGAGGTGTGGAGAAAGTAAATGCCCCGAATTATGTCTTTGCACTGAG GTTTTCTTATGCTTTGCAAATTCAGTTGCGTCAACACGCTTCATGCTGCAAGATGAGTTCAACATACAGACCACGAAGTGTGACAACTGCATTATT GGTTTCATGTTCTGCCTTCAACAATTGGCCTGTATATTTTCTCTGGTTGCTTGCATTTCTGGAATAGATGAACTTCAAGAGGCGTCTCAGATCCTGTCATGTGCGGCAGATTTGGTTTATTGCAC GGTTTGTGCTTGTATGCAG ACACAGCACAAGGTTGAAATGGACAAAAGGGATGGCAAGTTTGGGCCACAACCAGCAATGGCTGTGCCGCCACCTCAATACATGTCCCGTATTGATCAGCCCGTCCCTCCATCAGTCGGCTACCCACCACCTGCACCAGCCGCATACCCACCCCCGCCAGCTTACGGACAGCAGCCATATGGAAGCTACCCGCCGCCACAAGGCCAAGGCTACCCCCCAGCCCCCGCCGGTTATCCCAGGTGA